In Streptomyces sp. NBC_01717, one DNA window encodes the following:
- a CDS encoding nucleotidyltransferase domain-containing protein has translation MITPDAETLVRDHTVYSCVMGSRAFGLATDDSDTDRRGVFLAPTPLFWRFDKPPTHVEGPAQEQFSWELERFCELALRANPNVLECLHSPLVEQADAVGHELLSLRGAFLSRLAHQTFVRYALGQRRKLEADVRQYGSPRWKHAMHLLRLLASGRDLLRTGRLTIEVGDARDELLAVKRGEVPWPEVERRMTRLAAENDESAPSSPLPPEPDRARVEDFLIRTRRASVSWPGKG, from the coding sequence ATGATCACCCCCGATGCCGAGACTCTCGTACGCGATCACACGGTCTACTCCTGTGTGATGGGCTCACGTGCGTTCGGGCTCGCCACGGACGACAGCGACACCGACCGGCGCGGTGTCTTCCTGGCGCCGACCCCGCTGTTCTGGCGGTTCGACAAGCCGCCCACGCATGTTGAGGGCCCGGCGCAGGAACAGTTCTCCTGGGAGCTGGAGCGCTTCTGCGAACTGGCGCTGCGCGCCAACCCCAATGTGCTGGAGTGCCTCCACTCGCCGCTGGTGGAACAGGCCGACGCGGTCGGCCATGAACTCCTCTCCCTGCGCGGCGCGTTCCTGTCCCGGCTCGCCCACCAGACCTTCGTCCGCTACGCACTGGGGCAGCGCAGGAAGCTGGAGGCGGATGTCCGGCAGTACGGTTCGCCGCGCTGGAAGCACGCCATGCATCTGCTGCGGCTGCTGGCGAGCGGCCGGGATCTGCTGCGAACGGGCCGGCTGACGATCGAGGTGGGCGACGCCAGGGACGAACTGCTCGCGGTGAAGCGGGGCGAGGTCCCGTGGCCGGAGGTGGAGCGCCGCATGACACGGCTGGCCGCGGAGAACGACGAGTCGGCACCGAGCTCCCCGCTCCCACCGGAGCCGGACCGGGCCCGGGTGGAGGACTTCCTGATCCGCACCCGCCGGGCGTCCGTGTCGTGGCCCGGCAAGGGGTGA
- a CDS encoding YidB family protein, with protein sequence MAGNDLGSLLGSLLGGGSQGGGSGNAGNILGALLGALGGNASAGGGGGGGANALEGLIGMLAKSGLLDQAQSWVGTGENKPVSGAQIAQALPDETLQKVAQDAGVSTEQAADDIARSLPEAVDKLTPAGEVPKGGSLEDLIRAQAL encoded by the coding sequence ATGGCAGGAAACGACCTCGGCAGTCTGCTGGGCAGCTTGCTGGGCGGCGGAAGCCAGGGCGGGGGTTCCGGCAACGCCGGGAACATCCTCGGAGCGCTGCTGGGCGCGCTGGGTGGCAACGCGAGCGCCGGTGGCGGTGGCGGGGGCGGCGCGAACGCTCTTGAGGGCCTGATCGGGATGCTCGCCAAGTCCGGCCTTCTCGACCAGGCCCAGTCCTGGGTCGGGACCGGTGAGAACAAGCCGGTGAGTGGCGCCCAGATCGCCCAGGCGCTGCCGGACGAAACCCTGCAGAAGGTCGCCCAGGACGCGGGGGTGTCGACGGAGCAGGCGGCCGACGACATCGCCAGGTCGCTGCCCGAGGCGGTCGACAAGCTGACCCCTGCGGGCGAGGTCCCGAAGGGCGGCTCGCTCGAGGACCTGATCCGGGCGCAGGCGCTCTGA
- a CDS encoding DUF1304 domain-containing protein produces the protein MHIAAQSLVALVALIHAYFLVLEMFLWDTARGRKVFATTPAFSRESAPLAANQGLYNGFMAAGLVWSLIAGDPVAYQAQIFFLGCLIVAGVYGAATVNRKILLVQAVPAAAALLLVLLAG, from the coding sequence ATGCACATCGCAGCCCAGTCGCTGGTCGCGCTCGTCGCGCTGATCCACGCCTATTTCCTGGTGCTCGAAATGTTCCTGTGGGACACCGCGCGCGGCCGGAAGGTCTTCGCCACCACCCCGGCGTTCTCCCGTGAGAGCGCCCCGCTCGCCGCGAACCAGGGCCTGTACAACGGGTTCATGGCCGCCGGACTCGTCTGGAGTCTGATCGCGGGCGACCCTGTCGCGTACCAGGCGCAGATCTTCTTCCTCGGCTGCCTGATCGTCGCCGGGGTGTACGGAGCGGCCACCGTGAACCGCAAGATCCTGCTCGTCCAGGCGGTCCCCGCCGCCGCGGCACTCCTCCTCGTCCTGCTCGCGGGCTGA
- a CDS encoding TetR/AcrR family transcriptional regulator — MTRAATTEGSGDPRTARTRGKLREALLAACEEQPLDQVSVSDVVRRAGVGRATFYLHYDDLRALAVDACAEIVRQAVDALHAWDEVPPGPDAPPAELVALLEAVRARADVYRSLLRTGGGGPLGELLHQELRQRSISELRRRRPPGSAEDLIASAVAGLFTGVLADWVHGRTDATPAQLAGGIWRMLLAVHTAAAPR; from the coding sequence ATGACGCGCGCCGCGACGACGGAAGGCAGCGGAGACCCCCGTACCGCACGCACCCGCGGCAAGCTCCGCGAGGCGCTCCTCGCGGCCTGCGAGGAACAGCCACTCGACCAGGTCAGCGTCTCCGACGTGGTGCGCAGGGCCGGAGTCGGCCGGGCCACCTTCTATCTGCACTACGACGATCTGCGCGCGCTGGCCGTGGACGCCTGCGCGGAGATCGTCCGGCAGGCGGTCGACGCCCTGCACGCCTGGGACGAGGTGCCGCCCGGTCCCGACGCACCCCCCGCCGAGCTCGTCGCCCTGCTGGAGGCGGTACGCGCCCGGGCCGACGTCTACCGGAGCCTGCTGCGCACGGGCGGCGGAGGGCCGCTCGGCGAGCTGCTTCACCAGGAGCTCCGGCAGCGCAGCATCAGCGAACTGCGCCGTCGCCGCCCCCCGGGCTCCGCGGAGGACCTGATCGCGAGCGCCGTCGCCGGACTGTTCACCGGCGTCCTCGCCGACTGGGTGCACGGCCGGACCGACGCCACACCGGCTCAGCTGGCGGGCGGGATCTGGCGGATGCTGCTGGCCGTGCACACCGCCGCCGCTCCCCGCTGA
- the aroH gene encoding chorismate mutase, with protein MAVRAVRGAVQLERDEAGHMDEQVSALLTAVLERNGLVADDLISIWFTATPDLHSDFPAAAARGIGIVDVPLICAQELDIVGAMPRVVRILAHVETYLAKSEIQHVYLGATAALRKDIAQ; from the coding sequence GTGGCGGTACGAGCGGTCCGTGGAGCGGTCCAGCTGGAGCGGGACGAGGCCGGACACATGGACGAGCAGGTCAGCGCCCTGCTCACCGCCGTCCTGGAGCGCAACGGACTCGTTGCCGACGACCTGATCAGCATCTGGTTCACCGCCACCCCCGATCTGCACAGCGACTTCCCGGCCGCGGCCGCACGGGGCATCGGCATCGTCGACGTACCGCTGATCTGCGCCCAGGAGCTCGACATCGTGGGGGCGATGCCCCGCGTGGTGCGCATCCTCGCCCATGTCGAGACGTACCTTGCCAAGTCCGAGATACAGCATGTCTACCTCGGCGCCACCGCCGCCCTCCGCAAGGACATCGCCCAGTGA
- a CDS encoding prephenate dehydrogenase has protein sequence MRTAVVIGTGLVGTSAALALAGRGVHVHLVDHDPASARTAAALGAGTDEAPAGRVDLAIVAVPPAHVASVLATAMRDGIARGYLDVASVKGGPRRELEALGVDLTPYIGTHPMAGKERSGPLAATADLFEGRPWVLTPTRDTDTEVLNLALELVALCRAVPVVMDADAHDRAVALVSHTPQLISSMVAARLEEADETAVRLCGQGIRDVTRIAASDPRMWVEILSANPGPVADVLAGVAADLEETVRALRSLQSGDDDKRREGTDSIEDVLRRGNAGRVRVPGKHGAAPAAYDIVAVLISDRPGELAGIFADAGKAGINVEDVRIEHATGQQAGLVQLMVEPSVAPALAASLRERGWSIRQ, from the coding sequence GTGAGAACCGCCGTCGTCATCGGAACCGGCCTGGTCGGCACCTCCGCAGCCCTCGCCCTCGCCGGGCGCGGCGTCCATGTCCACCTCGTCGACCACGACCCGGCGTCGGCCCGCACGGCGGCCGCGCTCGGCGCCGGTACGGACGAGGCACCCGCGGGCCGCGTCGACCTCGCGATCGTCGCCGTACCGCCCGCGCACGTGGCGTCGGTGCTCGCCACCGCCATGCGGGACGGCATCGCCCGCGGCTACCTCGACGTCGCCAGCGTCAAGGGCGGCCCCCGCCGCGAGCTGGAAGCCCTCGGCGTCGACCTCACGCCGTACATCGGTACGCACCCGATGGCGGGCAAGGAGCGTTCCGGCCCGCTCGCCGCCACCGCCGACCTCTTCGAGGGCCGTCCCTGGGTCCTCACGCCGACCCGGGACACCGACACCGAGGTCCTCAACCTCGCCCTGGAGCTGGTCGCGCTCTGCCGCGCCGTTCCGGTCGTCATGGACGCCGACGCCCACGACCGGGCCGTCGCCCTCGTCTCCCACACCCCGCAGCTGATCTCGTCGATGGTCGCCGCCCGCCTGGAGGAGGCCGACGAGACCGCCGTTCGCCTCTGTGGCCAGGGCATCAGGGACGTCACCCGGATCGCGGCCTCCGATCCCCGGATGTGGGTGGAGATCCTCTCCGCCAACCCCGGACCGGTCGCGGACGTGCTCGCCGGGGTCGCCGCGGATCTCGAGGAGACGGTCCGGGCGCTGCGCAGCCTCCAGTCCGGCGACGACGACAAGCGCCGCGAGGGCACCGACTCCATCGAGGACGTCCTGCGCCGCGGTAACGCGGGCCGGGTCAGGGTCCCCGGCAAACACGGGGCGGCCCCGGCGGCGTACGACATCGTGGCTGTGCTCATCAGCGACCGGCCGGGCGAGCTGGCCGGGATCTTCGCGGACGCGGGCAAGGCCGGGATCAACGTCGAGGACGTCCGTATCGAGCACGCCACCGGGCAGCAGGCCGGCCTGGTGCAGCTGATGGTCGAGCCGAGCGTGGCCCCGGCACTCGCCGCTTCGCTTCGCGAGCGGGGCTGGTCGATCCGCCAGTAG
- the cmk gene encoding (d)CMP kinase, whose amino-acid sequence MSTTVETVSAAARTAPAAVIVAIDGPSGTGKSSTSKAVAAKLGLSYLDTGAQYRAITWWMLNNGIDVQDAVEVATAAAKPVIVSGTDPAAPTITVDGEDAAGPIRTQEVTSKVSAVSAVPEVRARITELQRSIAAAAEIGIVVEGRDIGTTVLPDADLKIFLTASPEARAARRSGELKGSDLATTKEALIKRDTADSSRKTSPLAKADDAVEVDTTDLTLQQVIECVVTLVEEKRAAK is encoded by the coding sequence GTGTCCACCACCGTGGAAACCGTAAGCGCCGCAGCCCGGACGGCCCCGGCCGCAGTGATCGTCGCCATCGACGGGCCCTCCGGCACCGGCAAGTCGAGCACGTCGAAGGCCGTCGCCGCCAAGCTCGGCCTGAGCTACCTGGACACCGGCGCCCAGTACCGGGCGATCACCTGGTGGATGCTGAACAACGGCATCGACGTGCAGGACGCCGTGGAGGTCGCGACCGCCGCGGCGAAGCCGGTCATCGTCTCCGGCACTGACCCGGCCGCCCCGACGATCACGGTCGACGGCGAGGATGCCGCGGGCCCGATCCGTACGCAGGAGGTCACCTCGAAGGTCAGCGCCGTCAGCGCGGTCCCCGAGGTGCGTGCCCGGATCACCGAGCTGCAGCGGTCCATCGCCGCGGCCGCCGAGATCGGCATCGTCGTCGAGGGCCGTGACATCGGCACCACCGTGCTGCCCGACGCCGACCTCAAGATCTTCCTGACCGCCTCGCCGGAGGCCCGCGCGGCCCGCCGCAGCGGAGAGCTGAAGGGCTCCGATCTCGCCACCACCAAGGAGGCGCTGATAAAGCGGGACACTGCGGACTCCAGCCGCAAGACCTCGCCGCTCGCCAAGGCGGACGACGCGGTCGAGGTGGACACGACCGACCTGACCCTGCAGCAGGTCATCGAGTGCGTCGTCACCCTTGTCGAGGAGAAGCGGGCCGCGAAGTGA
- a CDS encoding lysophospholipid acyltransferase family protein, producing MYGLWKPRVLGAWRVPASGPVILAVNHSHNIDGPMLMGTAPRPVHFLIKKEAFVGPLDPFLRGIGQLKVDRKSADRTAITQALGVLENGGVLGIFPEGTRGEGDFASLRAGLAYFAVRSGAPIVPVAVMGSTERRGRLISALPPLRSGVDVVFGDAFDAGDGSGLRTRKALDEATVRIQARLTSHLENARRFTGR from the coding sequence ATGTACGGGCTGTGGAAGCCCCGCGTCCTCGGTGCATGGCGGGTACCCGCCTCCGGACCCGTCATACTCGCGGTGAACCACTCCCACAACATCGACGGGCCGATGCTGATGGGCACCGCGCCCAGGCCCGTCCACTTCCTGATCAAGAAAGAGGCGTTCGTCGGCCCCCTCGACCCGTTCCTGCGCGGAATCGGTCAGCTGAAGGTGGACCGTAAGAGCGCCGACCGCACCGCCATCACCCAGGCCCTCGGTGTACTGGAGAACGGCGGGGTGCTCGGGATCTTCCCGGAGGGCACCCGGGGCGAAGGAGACTTCGCCTCGCTGCGGGCCGGGCTCGCGTACTTCGCGGTACGCAGCGGGGCGCCGATCGTGCCCGTGGCCGTCATGGGAAGCACCGAGCGCCGCGGACGGTTGATATCGGCACTGCCGCCGTTGCGCAGCGGGGTCGATGTCGTCTTCGGTGATGCCTTCGACGCGGGCGACGGAAGTGGCCTGCGGACCCGGAAGGCGCTGGACGAGGCGACCGTGCGGATCCAGGCACGGCTGACCTCGCACCTGGAGAACGCCAGGCGTTTCACCGGGCGCTAG
- the der gene encoding ribosome biogenesis GTPase Der: MNDQIHSDGSDHEHGALGDAEYAEFMELAAQEGFDVEDVEGAIDEAGHGPLPVLAVVGRPNVGKSTLVNRIIGRREAVVEDKPGVTRDRVTYEAEWAGRRFKVVDTGGWEQDVLGIDASVAAQAEYAIEAADAVVFVVDSTVGATDTDEAVVKLLRRAGKPVVLCANKVDGQSGEADATALWSLGLGEPHPVSSLHGRGTGDLLDAVLEALPEAPAQRFGTALGGPRRIALIGRPNVGKSSLLNKVANEDRVVVNEMAGTTRDPVDELIQLGGITWKFIDTAGIRRRVHLQEGADYYASLRTAAAVEKAEVAVVLIDASESISVQDQRIITMAVEAGRALVVAYNKWDTLDEERRYYLEREIETELAQIAWAPRVNVSALTGRHMEKLVPAIETAIEGWETRIPTGRLNAFLGEIVASHPHPVRGGKQPRILFGTQAGTKPPRFVLFSSGFLEHGYRRFVERRLREEFGFEGTPIHISVRVREKRGRKK; encoded by the coding sequence ATGAACGACCAGATTCACTCCGACGGCTCGGACCACGAGCACGGAGCACTTGGCGACGCCGAGTACGCGGAGTTCATGGAGCTCGCCGCGCAGGAGGGCTTCGACGTCGAGGACGTCGAGGGCGCGATCGACGAAGCGGGTCACGGCCCGCTGCCCGTCCTTGCCGTCGTCGGCCGCCCCAACGTCGGCAAGTCGACCCTGGTGAACCGGATCATCGGCCGCCGCGAGGCGGTCGTCGAGGACAAGCCCGGCGTCACCCGGGACCGTGTCACGTACGAGGCCGAATGGGCCGGCCGCCGCTTCAAGGTCGTCGACACCGGCGGCTGGGAGCAGGACGTGCTGGGCATCGACGCCTCCGTCGCCGCCCAGGCGGAGTACGCGATCGAGGCCGCCGACGCGGTCGTCTTCGTCGTCGACTCGACCGTCGGCGCGACCGACACCGACGAGGCCGTCGTCAAGCTGCTGCGCCGGGCCGGCAAGCCCGTCGTGCTGTGCGCCAACAAGGTCGACGGCCAGAGCGGTGAGGCCGACGCCACCGCGCTCTGGTCGCTCGGTCTCGGCGAGCCGCACCCGGTCTCCTCGCTGCACGGCCGTGGCACCGGCGACCTGCTCGACGCCGTCCTCGAAGCATTGCCCGAGGCCCCGGCCCAGCGCTTCGGCACCGCGCTCGGCGGCCCGCGCCGCATCGCGCTCATCGGCCGTCCGAACGTCGGCAAGTCCTCGCTGCTCAACAAGGTGGCGAACGAGGACCGGGTCGTCGTCAACGAAATGGCCGGCACCACTCGTGACCCGGTCGACGAGCTGATCCAGCTCGGCGGCATCACCTGGAAGTTCATCGACACGGCCGGTATCCGCCGCCGCGTCCACCTCCAGGAGGGCGCGGACTACTACGCCTCGCTGCGTACCGCGGCCGCCGTCGAGAAGGCCGAGGTCGCCGTCGTCCTGATCGACGCCAGCGAGTCCATCAGCGTCCAGGACCAGCGCATCATCACCATGGCCGTGGAGGCCGGGCGTGCGCTCGTGGTCGCGTACAACAAGTGGGACACCCTCGACGAGGAGCGCCGCTACTACCTGGAGCGCGAGATCGAGACGGAGCTCGCGCAGATCGCGTGGGCCCCCCGGGTCAATGTCTCGGCCCTCACCGGCCGCCACATGGAGAAGCTGGTCCCGGCGATCGAGACCGCGATCGAGGGCTGGGAGACCCGGATCCCGACCGGTCGGCTGAACGCCTTCCTCGGTGAGATCGTCGCCTCCCACCCGCACCCGGTCCGCGGCGGCAAGCAGCCCCGCATCCTCTTCGGCACCCAGGCCGGCACCAAGCCGCCGCGGTTCGTGCTCTTCTCCTCCGGCTTCCTCGAGCACGGCTACCGCCGCTTCGTCGAGCGCCGGCTGCGCGAGGAGTTCGGCTTCGAAGGCACCCCGATCCACATCTCGGTGCGGGTCCGCGAGAAGCGCGGCCGCAAGAAGTGA
- a CDS encoding helix-turn-helix transcriptional regulator, giving the protein MLETSARLLRLLSLLQAHRDWSGADLAERLGVTPRTVRRDVDKLRELGYPVNASPGTGGGYQLGAGAELPPLLLDDEEAVAVAVGLRTAAGHGVQGIGETSVRALAKLEQVLPNRLRRRVSALGAFTVPMLRGPDASTADPGVLTELAGACRDSERVRFAYRAHDGSVSRRIVEPHRLVCTERRWYLVAWDLDRADWRTFRADRITPTPPHGPRFVPRRPPADDLAAYVSRGVSTDAYAARAVIRLKVPVERAAERISPSSGVLERIDADSCLLRTGAAGLDVLVIHVMLMGFDFEVVEPQELTDAIRTARDRLSRALD; this is encoded by the coding sequence ATGTTGGAGACCTCGGCACGACTGCTGCGCCTGCTCTCACTGCTGCAGGCCCACCGGGACTGGTCCGGCGCCGACCTCGCCGAGCGGCTCGGCGTCACCCCCCGGACCGTCCGGCGCGACGTCGACAAGCTGCGCGAGCTCGGCTACCCGGTCAACGCGAGCCCTGGCACCGGCGGCGGCTACCAACTCGGTGCCGGGGCCGAGCTGCCGCCGTTGCTCCTCGACGACGAGGAGGCCGTCGCCGTCGCGGTCGGGCTGCGTACGGCGGCCGGCCACGGCGTGCAGGGCATCGGGGAGACCTCCGTACGCGCACTCGCCAAGCTCGAGCAGGTACTGCCGAACCGGCTGCGCCGGCGGGTGAGCGCGCTGGGCGCCTTCACCGTGCCCATGCTGCGCGGACCCGACGCGTCGACCGCCGACCCGGGGGTTCTCACCGAACTGGCCGGGGCCTGCCGGGACAGCGAGCGGGTGCGCTTCGCGTACCGCGCCCATGACGGCTCCGTATCGCGCCGGATCGTCGAACCCCACCGGCTGGTGTGCACCGAGCGCCGCTGGTACCTCGTCGCCTGGGACCTGGACCGCGCGGACTGGCGTACCTTCCGGGCGGACCGGATCACCCCCACGCCACCGCACGGCCCCCGTTTCGTCCCGCGCCGCCCGCCCGCCGACGACCTTGCCGCGTATGTCTCCCGGGGCGTCTCCACCGACGCGTACGCGGCGCGTGCCGTGATCCGGCTGAAGGTGCCCGTCGAGCGGGCGGCCGAGCGGATCTCGCCGTCCTCCGGTGTGCTGGAGCGCATCGACGCGGACAGTTGCCTGCTGCGCACGGGGGCGGCCGGTCTGGACGTTCTGGTGATCCATGTGATGCTCATGGGCTTCGACTTCGAAGTCGTCGAGCCGCAGGAGCTCACCGACGCGATCAGGACCGCCAGGGACCGGTTGTCCCGGGCGCTCGACTGA
- a CDS encoding I78 family peptidase inhibitor: MAPIPTPPVQPDDTPGAYVGLAAEAAERRARARGWSSVRSLPPGAIITMEYRAGRINFEVDDAVVTRCWVG, translated from the coding sequence ATGGCACCTATACCGACTCCTCCCGTACAGCCCGACGACACACCCGGCGCGTACGTCGGCCTCGCCGCCGAGGCCGCCGAGCGGAGGGCCCGTGCGCGTGGCTGGAGCAGCGTGAGATCCCTGCCGCCGGGCGCGATCATCACCATGGAGTACCGAGCCGGACGGATCAATTTCGAGGTCGACGACGCCGTCGTGACCCGCTGCTGGGTGGGCTGA
- a CDS encoding phosphatase PAP2 family protein, with protein MRTDIFARLDREPEPPKIEPPRMSRHRIALFGGTLAFYLAIVIAVLIGSWLVTLDWKVMLFRPYQQWPGIHAFLDYYVVLGQRGPTAVMVACWLGWRSWRQHTLRPLLTLGASLLLLNLTVGAVKLGLGRLGPHYATQIGSAELFAGGDIFPSGHTANAVVTWGILAYLATTPRARRYLSAVSAVVSLGVGLTTVYLGTHWLSDVLLGWAAGLLILLGLPWVEPLITRAEDWIFAVREQWRARGRAVPSVPVAAGGPRTVLLPQRAGADATDEDPALEPVAAGSRTAAAAAAAGTRPRAHAVRSERTPITPAGSRRPPHADRTPRGGTSPARPVSGG; from the coding sequence GTGCGTACCGACATCTTTGCCCGGCTGGACCGGGAGCCGGAACCGCCGAAGATAGAGCCACCGCGGATGAGTCGTCACCGCATCGCTCTCTTCGGCGGGACGTTGGCGTTCTATCTCGCCATCGTCATTGCCGTACTGATCGGCTCCTGGCTGGTGACCCTGGACTGGAAGGTCATGCTGTTCCGGCCCTACCAGCAGTGGCCCGGAATCCATGCCTTCCTCGACTACTACGTCGTGCTGGGCCAGCGAGGCCCCACAGCTGTGATGGTCGCCTGCTGGCTCGGCTGGCGCTCCTGGCGGCAGCACACCCTGCGGCCCCTGCTGACGCTGGGCGCCTCACTGCTGCTGCTCAACCTGACGGTGGGTGCGGTCAAGCTCGGCCTCGGCCGGCTCGGCCCGCACTACGCGACCCAGATCGGCTCCGCGGAGCTCTTCGCCGGCGGCGATATATTCCCGTCCGGGCACACCGCCAACGCGGTCGTGACCTGGGGAATCCTCGCGTACCTGGCCACCACCCCGAGGGCCAGGCGCTATCTGTCGGCCGTATCGGCAGTGGTCTCGCTCGGGGTCGGGCTCACAACCGTCTATCTCGGCACGCACTGGCTCAGCGACGTGCTGCTGGGCTGGGCAGCCGGGCTGCTGATCCTGCTGGGCCTGCCGTGGGTCGAGCCGCTGATCACCCGCGCCGAGGACTGGATCTTCGCGGTGCGCGAGCAGTGGCGCGCGCGGGGCAGGGCAGTGCCTTCGGTGCCTGTCGCGGCCGGCGGCCCCCGGACCGTGCTGCTGCCGCAGCGGGCCGGCGCGGACGCCACGGACGAGGACCCGGCGCTCGAACCGGTCGCCGCGGGAAGCCGCACGGCGGCCGCAGCCGCGGCGGCGGGTACCCGGCCACGGGCCCACGCGGTGCGCTCGGAGCGGACGCCCATCACCCCGGCCGGCAGCCGCCGTCCACCGCACGCGGACCGTACGCCGCGCGGCGGCACCAGCCCGGCCCGCCCGGTGAGCGGCGGCTGA
- a CDS encoding MFS transporter, which produces MSGTTTARLRLRAAADGANRWVVLVVLCLSLLLVALDATVLHVAVPAVTEDLRPSAVGLLWIVDAYPLVCASLLILFGTLGDRVGRRRILLLGYALFAVASAVAAMADSPGVLIAARALLGVGGAMIMPATLSILRQVFPDRRERAVAIGVWTAVAAVGAAIGPVIGGFLVEHFWWGSVFLINIPLMALILPLGRLLLPESRGSDDGPWDVFGALMAAAGVLGVVLGVKRAGTGEGVFVLSTLVPLFLGGALIVAFVRRQKRRTHPLIDIGMFARPAFSTAVGCIVLAMLALVGLELIAVQYLQLVLGLSPLETGLRLLPLTFAAMAAGATGSYTLRRIGPRRMVGWGFVLTAAAVLLLTLMGQHDRPGLLTVAFVVLGFGLQSTLFGAYESMLSEAPADRAGGAAAIGETSYQLGAGMGIALLGSVMNAAYTPGLAKLSGAGVPAEASTAASHSLGEAYQVASRLGGPLGEVLRSTARHAFVNGLHVTLLVSAGLLLLGALAALRLPRVMECPPRALCDPRDVQDDHESRDARAFHGPQGAPGQDRRNRPRPLPVRRQPAEAAGSGRAAH; this is translated from the coding sequence ATGTCCGGGACGACCACAGCCCGACTCCGGCTGCGCGCAGCCGCCGACGGTGCCAACCGATGGGTCGTCCTGGTCGTCCTCTGCCTCAGCCTGTTGCTCGTGGCGCTCGATGCCACCGTGCTGCACGTCGCCGTCCCGGCCGTCACCGAGGACCTGCGGCCGAGCGCCGTCGGTCTGCTGTGGATCGTGGACGCCTATCCACTGGTCTGTGCCTCACTGTTGATCCTTTTCGGCACCCTCGGTGACCGGGTCGGCCGCCGCCGCATACTGCTGCTCGGCTACGCCCTCTTCGCGGTCGCCTCCGCGGTTGCCGCGATGGCCGACAGCCCGGGCGTCCTCATAGCGGCGCGCGCCCTGCTCGGGGTCGGCGGCGCGATGATCATGCCGGCGACGCTGTCGATCCTCCGCCAGGTCTTCCCCGACCGGCGTGAGCGGGCCGTCGCCATCGGAGTGTGGACCGCGGTCGCCGCGGTCGGCGCGGCCATCGGACCGGTCATCGGCGGTTTCCTCGTCGAGCACTTCTGGTGGGGCTCGGTCTTTCTGATCAACATCCCGCTGATGGCCCTGATCCTTCCGCTCGGCCGGCTGCTGCTGCCCGAATCGCGGGGCAGCGATGACGGCCCCTGGGACGTGTTCGGCGCACTGATGGCCGCTGCCGGAGTACTCGGCGTGGTCCTCGGTGTGAAGCGCGCGGGCACCGGCGAGGGCGTTTTCGTCCTCTCCACCCTCGTACCGCTGTTCCTGGGCGGTGCGCTGATCGTCGCGTTCGTACGCCGGCAGAAGCGCCGTACGCATCCACTGATCGACATAGGGATGTTCGCCAGACCCGCCTTCTCCACCGCGGTCGGCTGCATCGTCCTCGCCATGCTGGCCCTGGTCGGTCTCGAACTGATCGCCGTCCAGTACCTCCAGCTGGTCCTGGGCCTCAGCCCGCTGGAGACCGGTCTGCGGCTGCTGCCGCTCACCTTCGCCGCGATGGCGGCGGGCGCCACCGGCTCGTACACCCTGCGCCGGATCGGCCCGCGCCGGATGGTCGGCTGGGGCTTCGTGCTCACGGCGGCCGCGGTGCTGCTCCTGACCCTGATGGGGCAGCACGACCGGCCCGGTCTGCTGACCGTTGCCTTCGTCGTGCTCGGCTTCGGGCTCCAGTCCACGCTCTTCGGTGCGTACGAATCGATGCTCAGCGAGGCTCCCGCGGACCGGGCCGGTGGTGCGGCGGCCATCGGCGAGACCTCGTACCAGCTGGGGGCGGGCATGGGAATCGCGCTGCTCGGCAGCGTGATGAACGCCGCCTACACCCCCGGGCTGGCCAAACTCTCCGGGGCGGGCGTCCCCGCCGAGGCCTCCACCGCCGCCTCCCACTCGCTGGGCGAGGCATATCAGGTGGCGTCCCGGCTGGGCGGTCCACTGGGTGAGGTGCTGCGGAGCACCGCCCGGCACGCCTTCGTCAACGGTCTGCATGTCACGCTGCTGGTCAGCGCTGGGCTGCTGCTGCTCGGCGCGCTCGCCGCGCTGCGGCTGCCGCGGGTGATGGAGTGCCCGCCGCGGGCTCTCTGCGATCCGCGCGATGTGCAGGACGACCATGAGTCCCGTGACGCCCGGGCGTTCCACGGTCCCCAGGGAGCCCCTGGGCAGGACCGTCGGAACCGGCCCCGTCCGCTGCCTGTCCGGCGGCAACCCGCCGAGGCCGCCGGCTCTGGACGAGCGGCACACTGA